The Candidatus Polarisedimenticolaceae bacterium genomic sequence ATGCCAAAGTCGTGTTCCTGATCGACAAGAACGGCCAGCAGATCGCCAGCGCCGGCGACGTCGCGGGTCTCGACCCCACCTCGCTCGCCTCGCTCACGGCGGGGAACGTCGCCGCGACGGACGGCTTGGCCAAGCTCCTCGGCGAACGGGAGTTCTCGATCCTGTTCCACGAGGGGGAGCACGACAACCTCCACATCAACGTCGTTGGGGGCCGCGCCATCCTGGTCGTCCTGTTCGACGAGCGGTCGTCCCTGGGGCTGGTCAGGCTGCGCGTCAAGAAGGCCACGGGCGAGATCGGCGCCGTGCTC encodes the following:
- a CDS encoding roadblock/LC7 domain-containing protein, with amino-acid sequence MPVTDLVLLESDHARFTSVLEKLRVEANAKVVFLIDKNGQQIASAGDVAGLDPTSLASLTAGNVAATDGLAKLLGEREFSILFHEGEHDNLHINVVGGRAILVVLFDERSSLGLVRLRVKKATGEIGAVLEEVVARSMSQRPGGGSHSPFTEITDEDIDALFN